Proteins from a genomic interval of Medicago truncatula cultivar Jemalong A17 chromosome 3, MtrunA17r5.0-ANR, whole genome shotgun sequence:
- the LOC25489905 gene encoding E3 ubiquitin-protein ligase UPL1, with amino-acid sequence MTTLRSSWHSRLRQLLSNEGSIGPSIKLDSEPPHKIKAFIEKVIQCPLQDIALPLSGFWWEYNKGNFHHWRPLLLHFDTYFKTYLLCRNDLTLSDNLEDDTPLPKHAILQILRVLQIIFENCPNKSTFDGLEHFKLLLASTDPEIIIATLETLFAFVKINPSKLHGSSKMVGCGSVNSNLLSLAQGWGSKEEGLGLYSCVMANEKVQGEAQCSFPSDAENGSDQSNFRVGSTLYFEVHGSCAQSKDQNVDTVTSSLRVIHMPNMHLCKEDDLSLLKRCIEQYSVPPELRFSLLTRIRYARAFQSPRISRLYNKICILAFIVLVQSSDAHDELVSFFANEPEYTNELVKVVRSEKTISGSIRTLAMLALGAQLAAYTSSHERARILGGSNMTFTGGNRVILLNVLQRAVLSLKSSNDSSSLGFVEALLQFYLLHVVSTSSSGSNIRGSGMVPTFLPLLEDSDLAHIHLVCFAVKTLQKLMDYSSSAVSLFKELGGIELLAQRLQTEVHRVIGFVGENDNLLLTGESSRCNTDQLHSQKRLIKVSLKALGSATYNPANPTRSQHSNDSPLPATLISIFQNVNKFGGEIYYSAVTVMSEMIHKDPTCFSALHEMGLPDAFLSSIVSGILPSSKALTCIPNGLGAICLNAKGLEVVKETSSLQFLVDIFTSKKYVLAMNEAIVPLANSVEELLRHVSSLRSTGVDIIIEIIQKIAFFGDGNGTGSSGKDTESSAMETDSEGKGNESLVGSDDSAAEGIKGEQFVQLCIFHLMVLVHRTMENAETCRLFVERSGIEALLNLLLRPAIAQSSDGMSIALHSTMVFKGFTQHHSTPLARAFCSALREHLKIAIAGFGVAPRPLLLDPRMTTENNTFSSLFLVEFLLFLAASKDNRWMAALLLEFGNDSKDVLENIGHVHREILWQIALLENTKPETEDDGACSSTDSQQVEVDANEADDQRFNSFRQILDPLLRRRTSGWGMESQFFDLINLYRDLGRSTGSLHRTNSVGPSNRRLSSSNQLHNSGSVDVSGANNKEYDKQRTYFTSCCDMVRSLSFHITHLFQELGKIMLQPSRRRDDVVSVNPASKSVASTFACTALDHMNFVDHVTESSISTKCCYFGKVMDFFDIILMERPDSCNPVLLNCLYGRGVIQSVLTTFEATSQLLFTVTPASPMETEDGNAKLNDKKDTDHSWIYSALASYGKLMDHLVTSSFILSSSTKHLLAQPLSSGDAPFPRNAEIFVKVLQSMVLKAVLPVWIHPQFVDCSHDFVSIVISMIRHVYSGVEVKNVSGSSNARITGPPPNETTIATIAEMGFSRSRAEEALRQVGTNSVELAMEWLFSHPEDTPEDDELARALAMSLGNSESDINDAAENDNAQQLEEEMVQLPPVDELLSTCTKLLQKESSAFPVHELLVMICSHDDGRYRSNVVTFIVDRIKECGLVSGHGNNTMLAALFHVLALILNEDVVAREAASKSDFIKIASDILHQWDSSLDQGEKRQAPKWVTAAFLALDRLLQVDEKLNSEIVEQLKKELVNSKQTSITIDEDKQHNLESTLGLSSKFADIHEQKRLVEIACSCMKYQLPSDTMHALLLLCSNLTRNHSVALAFFVAGGFSSLLSLPTSSLFSGFDNVAASIVRHILEDPQTLQQAMESEIKLSLVDASNRHPNGRVNPRNFLLNLASVISRDPIIFMQAAQSVCQAEMVGERPYIVLLKDRDKDKSKDKEKEKDKDKGQNNDGKVVLGSTTTAVSGNGHAKINDSKGVKSHKKPSQSFANVIELLLESIYTFVVPPLKDDTASNIVPSSPTSSDMDIDVCTVRGKGKAVATVSEGNETNSQEASASLAKIVFTLKLLTEILLMYPSSVHVLLRRDAEVSSTRGTYQKSQADLSGGGIFHHILRNFLPYSRNSKKDKKADGDWRQKLATRGNQFMVAACVRSTEARRRIFTEIGHIINEFVDSCTGVKPPGNEIQVFVDLLNDVLAARTPAGSSISAEASSTFMDAGLVKSFTRTLQVLDLDHADSSKVATGIVKALELVSKEHVHSVDSSAGKGDNSTKHSDPSHGRTNNIDNISQSMETTSQVNHNSLQVEHVEPYNVIPSYGGSEAVTDDMEHDQDFDGGFAATNEDEYMHETAEDARGREEGIENAGLRFEIQPHGQENLDDDEDEDDEDDEDDMSGVDGEDVDEDDEEHNDFEEDDVHHLPHPDTDQDDHDGIDPDEIDSDYGAFLNEFEEGEDEDDEDEDGVILRLEEGINGINVFDHIEVFGRENNFPNEALHVMPVEVFGSRRPGRTTSIYNLLGRTGDNSTPSRHPLLVGPYSSFQQSTGQSDRVTENSTGLDNIFRSLRSGRHGHRSNLWSDNNQQSGRSNTGVVPQGLEELLVSQLRRPAPEKSSDNNSNEAGLDSKIVETSQMHNSGGSGVDIPGESNATQEGGMVTHESTDNNNNNADDRPAGNGSPQADVSNTHSQAVEMQFEHNDAAVRDVEAVSQESSGSGATFGESLRSLDVEIGSADGHDDGGERQVSADRIAGESQAARTRRANMSFGHSSPLGGRDASLHSVTEVSENSSRDADHDGSAGEQQVNNDAGSEAIDPTFLDALPQELRAEVLSTQQGQVAGPSNAESQNSGDIDPEFLAALPPDIRAEVLAQQQAQRLHQSQELEGQPVEMDTVSIIATFPSELREEVLLTSSDAVLANLTPALVAEANMLRERFAHRYSRTLFGMHPRSRRGETSRHGEGTGTGMDGIGRSIASRRSGATKVFEADGEPLVDTEALHGMIRLFRIVQPLYKGQLQRLFLNLCAHSETRTSLVKILMDLLILDVRKPSSHCSTVEPPYRLYGRQSNVMYSRPQSFDGVPPLLSRRILETLTYLARNHPYVAKMLLQLRLHRPASGDPDSADIARGKAVMVIEDQVNLGENNEGYISIAMLLSLLKQPLYLRSIAHLEQLLNLLDVIIDSAGGKCNSSEKSHISTEPALGPQISVMDEDVNTNSVTSSGLDAHPNIDDSSEPTPSGSKECENQQVLGNLPQTELQLLCSLLALEGLSDNAYGLVAEVMRKLVSIAPIHCQLFVSHLSGAVRDLTSSAMDELRIFSETIKALLSTSTNGAAILRVLQALSSFVNSSTEKENDGISRAHFEFSEINSALEPLWHELSCCISKIESYSEPASEIITPSTSSVSKPSSVMPPLPAGSQNIQPYIESFFVVCEKLHPAQLGANNDNGVPYISDVEDASTSGTQQKTSGAAMKIDEKHGAFVKFSEKHRKLLNAFIRQNPGLLEKSFALMLKIPRFIDFDNKRSYFRSKIKHQHDHHHSPLRISVRRAYVLEDSYNQLRMRSTQDLKGRLTVHFQGEEGIDAGGLTREWYQLLSRVIFDKGALLFTTVGNESTFQPNPNSVYQTEHLSYFKFVGRVVGKALFDGQLLDVHFTRSFYKHILGAKVTYHDIEAIDPAYFKNLKWLLENDISDVLDLSFSIDADEEKLILYERTEVTDYELIPGGRNTKVTEENKHQYVDLVAEHRLTTAIRPQINAFLEGFGEIIPKELISIFNDKELELLISGLPDIDLDDLRANTEYSGYSAASPVIQWFWEVVQGFSKEDKARLLQFVTGTSKVPLEGFSALQGISGAQKFQIHKAYGSSDHLPSAHTCFNQLDLPEYPSKQHLEERLLLAIHEANEGFGFG; translated from the exons ATGACAACCCTAAGATCAAGTTGGCATTCGAGGCTTCGACAGCTTTTATCAAACGAAGGTTCCATTGGTCCATCTATAAAGCTTGATTCTGAACCT CCTCATAAGATCAAAGCTTTCATTGAGAAGGTCATCCAATGTCCGTTACAAGACATAGCTTTACCCCTCTCTGGCTTTTGGTGGGAGTACAATAAG GGGAATTTTCATCATTGGAGGCCATTGTTGCTTCATTTTGATACATACTTCAAGACATATTTGTTATGTCGAAATGACCTAACTCTGTCGGATAATCTAGAAGATGACACCCCATTACCAAAACATGCAATTCTGCAAATACTACGGGTGttgcaaataatttttgaaaactgTCCAAACAAGAGTACCTTTGATGGCTTAGAG CACTTCAAGCTTTTACTAGCTTCAACAGATCCTGAGATTATTATTGCAACATTAGAAACTCTTTTTGCGTTTGTAAAAATAAACCCCTCTAAGCTTCATGGAAGTTCAAAGATGGTTGGATGTGGTTCAGTGAACAGCAATCTCCTGTCCCTAGCACAAGGGTGGGGAAGCAAGGAGGAAGGTCTTGGGCTGTACTCTTGTGTCATGGCAAACGAGAAAGTCCAGGGTGAAGCACAGTGTTCGTTTCCTTCTGATGCTGAAAATGGTAGTGACCAATCCAATTTCCGTGTAGGTTCTACTCTTTATTTTGAGGTGCACGGATCCTGTGCCCAAAGCAAGGATCAAAATGTAGACACAGTTACCTCAAGCTTGAGAGTTATACACATGCCAAATATGCATTTGTGCAAAGAAGATGACTTGTCATTGTTGAAGAGATGCATTGAGCAATATAGTGTTCCTCCAGAGCTCCGATTCTCATTGCTCACAAGAATCAGATATGCTCGTGCCTTCCAGTCTCCAAGAATAAGCAGGCTTTACAACAAGATTTGTATTCTTGCTTTCATTGTGCTAGTCCAGTCCAGTGATGCTCACGATGAGCTTGTTTCCTTTTTTGCTAACGAACCAGAATATACAAATGAGTTGGTTAAAGTTGTACGTTCTGAAAAAACCATATCTGGATCGATTAGAACACTTGCAATGCTTGCATTAGGAGCTCAGTTAGCAGCATATACATCATCTCATGAGAGGGCAAGGATACTCGGTGGATCTAATATGACTTTTACTGGAGGGAATCGCGTGATTCTCTTGAATGTGCTTCAGAGGGCTGTTTTGTCATTGAAGAGTTCTAATGATTCATCTTCCCTTGGTTTTGTTGAGGCACTTCTTCAGTTCTATTTGCTGCATGTGGTGTCAACTTCATCTTCCGGGAGTAATATTAGAGGGTCTGGCATGGTACCCACATTCTTGCCTCTGCTGGAAGATTCTGATCTTGCACACATTCATCTGGTTTGTTTTGCCGTCAAAACCCTTCAGAAGCTTATGGATTATAGTAGTTCGGCTGTATCTTTGTTTAAAGAGTTGGGGGGTATTGAGCTTTTGGCTCAAAGATTGCAGACCGAGGTTCACAGGGTCATTGGTTTTGTTGGTGAAAATGATAATCTGTTGCTCACTGGTGAAAGCTCAAGATGTAATACTGATCAGCTTCACAGTCAGAAGAGACTCATAAAAGTGTCCCTTAAGGCTCTTGGTTCCGCAACATATAACCCTGCTAACCCTACCAGATCTCAACACTCTAATGACAGTCCTTTGCCGGCAACTCTGATCTCGATTTTTCAGAATGTAAATAAATTTGGAGGTGAAATTTACTATTCAGCTGTTACTGTTATGAGTGAAATGATCCACAAAGATCCTACATGCTTTTCTGCTCTGCATGAAATGGGTCTCCCTGATGCTTTTTTATCTTCCATTGTATCTGGAATACTTCCTTCGTCGAAGGCTTTGACATGCATTCCAAATGGTCTTGGGGCCATATGTCTTAATGCCAAAGGCTTAGAGGTTGTCAAAGAAACTTCATCACTGCAGTTCCTTGTTGACATCTTCACAAGCAAAAAGTATGTCTTAGCCATGAATGAGGCTATTGTTCCTTTGGCAAATTCTGTGGAGGAACTTCTACGACATGTATCTTCATTGAGAAGTACCGGTGTTGACATTATCATCGAAATCATTCAAAAGATTGCGTTCTTTGGAGACGGTAATGGTACAGGATCTTCAGGAAAAGATACTGAGAGCAGTGCAATGGAAACAGACTCCGAAGGTAAGGGAAATGAAAGCCTGGTAGGTTCAGATGATTCTGCTGCTGAAGGGATAAAGGGTGAGCAATTTGTCCAGTTATGCATTTTTCATCTGATGGTATTGGTTCACCGGACTATGGAAAATGCTGAAACCTGTCGGTTATTTGTGGAAAGATCTGGAATTGAAGCTTTATTGAACCTGTTATTACGACCAGCTATTGCACAATCCTCAGATGGCATGTCTATTGCTTTGCATAGCACCATGGTATTTAAAGGATTCACACAACATCACTCCACCCCTCTAGCACGTGCTTTCTGCTCCGCTCTTAGGGAGCACTTGAAGATAGCAATAGCTGGTTTTGGTGTAGCTCCACGACCTTTGTTACTAGATCCGAGGATGACAACTGAAAACAACACCTTTTCTTCACTTTTCCTGGTTGAGTTCCTTCTCTTTCTTGCTGCTTCAAAAGACAACCGTTGGATGGCTGCTTTACTTTTAGAATTTGGAAATGACAGCAAGGATGTTCTTGAAAACATTGGCCATGTTCACCGTGAAATTTTGTGGCAAATTGCTCTACTTGAAAATACGAAGCCTGAGACAGAAGATGATGGTGCCTGTTCTTCTACCGACTCACAACAGGTCGAAGTTGATGCAAATGAAGCTGATGATCAAAGGTTCAATTCTTTCAGGCAGATTCTTGATCCATTACTCAGAAGGCGGACTTCAGGCTGGGGTATGGAGTCCCAGTTTTTTGATCTTATTAACCTGTATCGAGATTTGGGCCGTTCCACTGGTTCTCTGCACCGAACAAATTCTGTTGGTCCTTCAAACAGACGGTTGAGTTCCAGTAATCAGCTGCACAATTCTGGGTCTGTTGATGTTTCTGGGGCTAATAATAAGGAATACGACAAGCAGAGGACATATTTTACTTCTTGCTGTGACATGGTCAGATCACTTTCATTTCACATTACCCATTTATTCCAGGAGTTGGGAAAAATAATGTTGCAACCTTCTCGCCGACGTGATGATGTTGTGAGCGTAAACCCCGCTTCAAAATCAGTGGCTTCTACTTTTGCATGCACTGCTTTAGATCACATGAATTTTGTTGACCATGTAACTGAATCTTCAATATCAACAAAATGTTGTTATTTTGGCAAAGTCATGGActtttttgatattattttaatgGAGAGGCCAGATTCTTGCAATCCTGTTCTTCTGAACTGTTTGTATGGGCGTGGTGTTATTCAATCTGTATTGACCACATTTGAAGCTACTAGTCAATTGCTTTTCACAGTTACCCCTGCATCACCTATGGAAACTGAGGATGGGAATGCAAAACTTAATGACAAGAAAGATACAGATCATTCATGGATTTATAGTGCTTTAGCTAGCTATGGTAAACTTATGGACCATCTAGTGACCTCCTCTTTTATATTATCGTCATCAACAAAGCACTTACTTGCACAACCCCTTTCAAGTGGTGATGCCCCTTTCCCGCGGAATGCggagatatttgtgaaggtccTCCAATCTATGGTGTTGAAGGCAGTGCTTCCAGTTTGGATTCATCCCCAGTTTGTTGATTGTAGCCATGATTTTGTTTCTATAGTTATCTCTATGATTAGGCATGTTTATTCAGGGGTTGAAGTGAAAAATGTAAGTGGCAGCAGCAATGCTCGCATTACCGGGCCTCCTCCTAACGAAACAACAATTGCAACAATTGCAGAGATGGGTTTTTCCAGGTCTAGAGCTGAAGAAGCTTTGAGGCAGGTGGGGACAAATAGTGTGGAGTTGGCAATGGAGTGGCTGTTTTCCCATCCAGAGGACACACCTGAAGATGATGAACTTGCTCGGGCACTCGCCATGTCCCTTGGAAACTCTGAATCAGACATAAATGATGCTGCTGAAAATGACAATGCTCAACAGCTCGAGGAAGAGATGGTCCAACTTCCTCCTGTTGATGAGTTGTTATCAACTTGCacaaaacttttgcaaaaggaATCTTCAGCTTTTCCTGTCCATGAATTGCTTGTAATGATATGCTCTCATGATGATGGCAGATATAGATCTAATGTTGTCACTTTTATTGTTGACCGGATAAAGGAATGTGGATTGGTTTCTGGTCATGGAAATAATACTATGCTGGCTGCACTGTTTCACGTTCTTGCTTTAATTCTTAATGAGGATGTTGTAGCTCGGGAAGCTGCTTCAAAGAGTGACTTCATCAAAATTGCGTCAGATATACTTCACCAGTGGGATTCAAGTCTTGATCAGGGGGAGAAACGTCAGGCGCCAAAATGGGTTACAGCTGCTTTTCTTGCATTAGACAGGCTGTTGCAAgttgatgaaaaattgaattCTGAAATTGTAGAGCAGTTGAAGAAGGAGCTTGTGAATAGTAAGCAGACATCAATTACTATTGATGAAGATAAGCAACACAACTTAGAGTCTACTTTGGGACTGTCTTCCAAGTTTGCAGATATACATGAGCAGAAGAGACTTGTTGAGATTGCCTGTAGTTGTATGAAATACCAACTTCCCTCAGACACAATGCATGCTCTTCTGCTACTATGTTCCAATCTTACAAGGAATCATTCCGTTGCTCTTGCCTTTTTTGTTGCTGGTGGATTTAGTTCACTTCTTTCCTTGCCAACTAGTAGCCTCTTCTCTGGGTTTGACAATGTTGCTGCTAGTATTGTTCGTCACATTCTTGAAGATCCGCAAACTCTCCAGCAAGCAATGGAATCTGAGATAAAACTCAGTCTTGTAGATGCTTCCAACCGGCATCCAAATGGGAGGGTCAATCCCCGCAATTTCCTTTTAAATTTAGCTTCTGTGATTTCCCGTGATCCAATAATATTTATGCAAGCTGCTCAATCTGTTTGCCAAGCTGAAATGGTGGGTGAAAGACCTTACATTGTCTTGCTGAAAGACCGTGATAAAGACAAATCCAAGGATAAAGAAAAGGAGAAGGATAAAGACAAAGGACAGAATAATGATGGGAAGGTTGTTTTGGGAAGTACAACCACAGCTGTTTCTGGAAATGGTCATGCAAAAATTAACGATTCAAAGGGTGTCAAAAGTCACAAAAAACCTAGTCAAAGTTTTGCTAATGTTATAGAGCTTCTTCTCGAGTCCATATATACTTTTGTTGTCCCACCTTTGAAGGATGACACTGCCTCAAATATCGTCCCTAGCTCACCAACATCAAGTGACATGGACATTGATGTCTGTACGGTGAGGGGGAAAGGAAAGGCAGTTGCCACTGTGTCCGAAGGGAATGAAACCAATAGCCAGGAAGCTTCTGCATCACTTGCAAAGATAGTATTTACTTTGAAACTTCTGACGGAGATATTATTGATGTACCCATCATCTGTTCATGTTCTGCTTCGGCGAGATGCTGAAGTAAGCAGCACTAGGGGAACATATCAAAAGAGTCAAGCTGATTTAAGTGGGGGAGGAATATTCCACCACATTCTTCGTAATTTTCTTCCTTATTCTCGAAATTCCAAAAAGGACAAGAAAGCTGATGGTGATTGGAGGCAGAAACTAGCTACCAGAGGTAACCAGTTTATGGTGGCTGCATGTGTCCGTTCTACAGAGGCAAGAAGGAGGATTTTTACAGAGATAGGTCATATTATAAATGAATTTGTTGATTCATGCACTGGTGTTAAGCCACCAGGCAATGAAATTCAGGTCTTTGTTGATCTACTTAATGATGTTTTGGCTGCTCGCACACCTGCTGGCTCAAGCATCTCAGCGGAGGCCTCTTCCACCTTTATGGATGCTGGTCTAGTTAAATCTTTTACTCGTACTCTCCAAGTTTTAGACTTGGACCATGCTGACTCATCTAAAGTGGCTACTGGTATTGTCAAGGCTCTTGAGTTGGTATCCAAGGAGCATGTTCATTCAGTTGATTCGAGTGCAGGGAAGGGTGATAATTCAACAAAGCATTCTGATCCCAGTCACGGAAGAACAAATAATATTGACAACATATCTCAGTCGATGGAAACTACCTCTCAGGTCAATCATAACTCCCTTCAAGTTGAGCACGTTGAGCCATACAATGTGATTCCGTCTTATGGTGGGTCCGAAGCTGTTACTGATGATATGGAACACGATCAAGATTTTGATGGGGGATTTGCTGCTACTAATGAGGATGAGTACATGCATGAAACTGCTGAGGATGCCAGAGGTCGTGAGGAGGGAATTGAAAATGCAGGGCTACGATTTGAAATCCAACCCCATGGTCAAGAAAatcttgatgatgatgaggatgaggatgatgaGGATGACGAGGATGATATGTCTGGAGTTGACGGTGAAGATGTGGATGAAGATGACGAAGAACataatgattttgaagaagacgATGTCCATCACTTGCCACATCCTGACACAGATCAAGATGATCATGATGGGATTGATCCTGATGAGATTGATTCTGATTATGGCGCATTCTTGAATGAATTTGAAGAGGGCGAGGACGAGGACGATGAGGACGAAGATGGTGTTATACTTAGACTTGAGGAGGGCATTAATggaattaatgtatttgatcaTATTGAGGTTTTTGGAAGAGAGAACAATTTTCCAAATGAGGCTCTTCATGTGATGCCAGTTGAAGTTTTTGGTTCTAGACGCCCTGGTCGGACGACATCTATTTACAACCTTTTGGGCAGAACTGGTGATAATTCTACACCTTCAAGACATCCTCTTTTAGTTGGACCTTACTCCTCATTCCAGCAGTCTACTGGGCAATCAG accGTGTAACAGAGAACTCAACGGGTTTGGATAATATCTTTCGATCACTGAGAAGTGGACGCCATGGACACCGTTCAAACCTGTGGAGTGATAATAACCAGCAAAGTGGCAGGTCAAACACTGGTGTTGTACCACAGGGCCTTGAGGAGTTGCTTGTCTCTCAATTAAGGCGACCTGCTCCTGAAAAGTCATCTGATAACAATTCAAATGAAGCAGGTCTTGATAGTAAAATAGTTGAGACCAGCCAGATGCACAATTCAGGAGGTTCAGGTGTAGACATCCCAGGCGAAAGCAATGCAACTCAGGAAGGTGGTATGGTGACACACGAGTCAACtgataacaataacaacaatgcTGATGACAGACCTGCTGGAAATGGATCGCCGCAAGCAGATGTATCGAACACTCACTCTCAAGCAGTTGAGATGCAGTTTGAGCATAATGATGCAGCTGTGCGAGATGTTGAAGCTGTCAGCCAAGAGAGTAGTGGTAGTGGGGCAACTTTTGGGGAAAGTCTTCGGAGCCTAGATGTTGAGATTGGAAGTGCTGACGGTCATGATGATGGCGGAGAAAGGCAGGTTTCTGCAGATAGAATAGCAGGTGAATCACAGGCTGCACGAACAAGAAGAGCAAACATGTCTTTTGGTCATTCTTCTCCTCTAGGTGGGAGAGATGCATCTCTCCACAGTGTTACTGAAGTTTCTGAAAATTCAAGCCGAGATGCAGATCATGATGGTTCAGCAGGTGAACAGCAGGTGAACAATGATGCTGGATCAGAGGCAATTGATCCTACTTTTCTGGACGCCCTTCCTCAGGAATTGCGTGCTGAAGTCCTTTCAACTCAGCAAGGTCAAGTGGCTGGACCATCTAATGCTGAATCTCAAAACAGTGGGGATATCGATCCAGAATTCCTTGCAGCTCTTCCCCCAGATATTCGAGCAGAAGTTCTTGCTCAACAGCAGGCACAAAGGCTACATCAATCTCAGGAGTTGGAAGGGCAACCTGTTGAAATGGATACAGTTTCAATAATTGCAACATTTCCTTCTGAGTTACGAGAAGAG GTTCTTTTAACGTCATCTGATGCTGTCCTTGCCAACCTTACTCCTGCTCTTGTTGCTGAGGCAAATATGTTAAGGGAGAGGTTTGCACATCGATACAGCCGTACCCTCTTTGGAATGCATCCTAGAAGCCGTAGAGGTGAGACTTCTAGACATGGTGAAGGTACCGGTACTGGTATGGATGGTATAGGACGAAGCATTGCTTCACGCAGGTCTGGTGCAACTAAGGTGTTTGAAGCTGATGGAGAACCTCTAGTTGACACTGAAGCTTTGCACGGCATGATTCGGTTGTTTCGTATAGTTCAG CCATTATATAAAGGTCAATTGCAAAGGCTTTTTTTGAACCTTTGTGCCCATAGTGAAACTAGAACTTCTCTGGTGAAAATTCTGATGGATTTACTAATTCTTGATGTAAGAAAGCCATCCAGTCATTGTAGTACAGTTGAACCTCCATACAGATTGTATGGTCGTCAGAGCAATGTAATGTACTCACGTCCTCAATCTTTTGATG GAGTTCCCCCATTGCTCTCACGGAGAATCCTCGAAACTCTCACTTATCTTGCTCGTAATCATCCATATGTGGCAAAAATGTTGCTTCAGCTTAGGCTCCATCGTCCTGCATCAGGAGACCCAGATAGTGCTGATATTGCACGTGGCAAAGCTGTGATGGTTATTGAAGATCAAGTAAACTTGGGTGAAAACAATGAAGGATACATATCCATTGCAATGCTTTTGAGTCTCTTGAAACAACCCCTTTATTTGAGGAGCATAGCCCATCTTGAACAG TTGCTAAATTTACTGGATGTCATCATCGATAGTGCTGGAGGCAAGTGTAATTCATCTGAAAAATCCCATATATCTACAGAGCCAGCATTGGGCCCACAAATTTCTGTAATGGATGAAGATGTAAATACAAATTCTGTTACTTCTTCTGGTCTTGATGCTCATCCTAACATTGATGATTCCTCCGAACCCACACCCTCAGGTAGTAAGGAATGTGAGAATCAGCAAGTATTGGGTAATCTGCCACAAACGGAACTCCAGCTCCTGTGCTCATTGCTTGCACTAGAAGG TTTGTCAGATAATGCATATGGTCTCGTCGCTGAGGTAATGAGGAAATTAGTGTCCATTGCTCCAATTCACTGTCAGCTTTTTGTCTCGCACCTGTCAGGAGCAGTTCGAGACTTGACTTCGTCTGCTATGGATGAATTACGCATTTTCAGTGAAACAATAAAAGCTCTTCTCAGTACGTCAACTAATGGTGCTGCAATTTTGAGGGTTTTACAAGCCTTGAGTTCCTTTGTAAATTCGTCGACTGAGAAAGAGAATGACGGAATTTCTCGTGCTCATTTTGAGTTTTCGGAAATCAATTCAGCATTAGAGCCATTGTGGCATGAGCTGAGCTGTTGCATAAGCAAAATAGAATCCTACTCTGAGCCAGCATCTGAGATTATTACGCCATCTACTTCGTCAGTGTCTAAACCATCTAGTGTCATGCCTCCACTTCCTGCCGGTTCTCAAAATATCCAACCATACATAGAATCTTTCTTTGTGGTTTGTGAGAAGCTGCATCCTGCACAGTTAGGTGCTAACAATGACAATGGTGTTCCTTATATCTCTGACGTTGAAGATGCCAGCACATCAGGTACTCAGCAGAAAACATCTGGAGCTGCTATGAAAATAGATGAGAAACATGGTGCTTTCGTCAAGTTTTCAGAGAAGCATAGGAAGCTGCTAAATGCTTTTATCAGGCAAAATCCTGGCTTGCTTGAGAAGTCTTTTGCCCTTATGTTGAAGATTCCAAGATTCATTGATTTTGATAACAAGCGTTCCTACTTCCGATCAAAAATCAAGCATCAGCATGACCATCACCACAGCCCACTAAGAATATCAGTAAGAAGGGCGTATGTTTTAGAAGATTCCTACAACCAGCTTCGAATGAGATCAACTCAAGATTTGAAGGGAAGGTTGACTGTTCACTTCCAAGGGGAGGAAGGTATTGATGCTGGTGGACTTACAAGGGAGTGGTATCAATTGTTGTCCAGGGTTATTTTTGACAAAGGAGCGCTGCTTTTTACTACCGTGGGCAATGAGTCAACATTTCAGCCGAACCCGAACTCTGTCTACCAAACAGAACATCTATCTTATTTCAAATTTGTTGGCAGAGTG GTTGGAAAAGCATTATTTGATGGTCAGCTCTTGGATGTCCATTTTACTCGATCATTCTATAAGCACATTCTAGGAGCCAAAGTTACATATCATGATATTGAAGCTATTGATCCGGcttatttcaaaaatttgaaatggCTGCTTGAG AATGATATCAGTGATGTTCTGGATCTTAGTTTTAGCATTGATGCAGATGAGGAAAAGTTGATTTTATATGAACGAACAGAG GTGACTGATTATGAGTTGATTCCCGGTGGACGGAATACTAAAGTTACAGAGGAGAATAAGCATCAATATGTTGATTTGGTTGCGGAGCATCGATTGACTACTGCTATTCGACCTCAAATAAATGCTTTCTTGGAAGGGTTCGGTGAAATAATTCCGAAGGAGTTGATATCTATATTCAATGACAAAGAGTTGGAACTATTGATCAGCGGGCTTCCTGATATTGATT TGGATGACTTGAGAGCAAATACAGAATATTCTGGATATAGTGCTGCTTCCCCGGTGATTCAATGGTTTTGGGAGGTTGTTCAAGGTTTCAGCAAAGAGGACAAGGCTAGGCTGTTGCAGTTTGTGACAGGCACATCCAAG GTGCCTCTAGAGGGCTTTAGCGCTCTTCAAGGAATTTCAGGTgctcaaaagtttcaaatacaCAAGGCATATGGAAGTTCTGATCACTTGCCTTCTGCTCATACATG TTTCAATCAATTAGATTTGCCGGAGTATCCATCTAAACAACATTTGGAAGAGAGGTTACTGCTTGCGATTCATGAAGCAAATGagggatttggatttggatga